One genomic region from Phycisphaeraceae bacterium encodes:
- a CDS encoding sulfotransferase yields the protein MTETATDRQPATAPTAPGQLPTFIHIGGQRCGTTWVHKCLAEHPQVFMADPKELHFFNRHFEEGQAWYRAKFTPSEHHKAWGEATPAYLNREEVPQRIKDMCPQARLIACLRNPVDRAFSAYNLKRNGRLAYDTFEEALEKEPDIMERGHYADQLRRYYDLFPREQILVQLYDDLVHHEKRFIREIYAHIGVDADFKPSWLGKTDNAVILPRAQDRLKSLGLGWAIRTVRDSPLGNSIRRWNRSQKKKKAGQYKDMKPETKRMLLDHFAKPNEELSRMLGVDLSHWNA from the coding sequence ATGACCGAGACCGCGACCGACCGGCAGCCGGCGACAGCGCCAACTGCCCCCGGACAACTCCCGACCTTTATCCACATTGGCGGCCAGCGCTGTGGGACAACATGGGTTCACAAATGTCTGGCAGAACACCCGCAGGTGTTCATGGCCGACCCGAAGGAACTGCACTTCTTCAATCGGCACTTTGAAGAAGGCCAAGCGTGGTATCGGGCGAAATTCACCCCCAGCGAGCACCACAAGGCCTGGGGCGAGGCCACACCGGCGTACCTCAATCGTGAAGAAGTGCCTCAGCGCATCAAGGACATGTGTCCGCAAGCGCGGCTCATCGCATGCCTGCGCAATCCCGTCGATCGCGCATTCTCAGCCTACAACCTCAAACGCAACGGACGGTTGGCATACGACACCTTCGAGGAAGCACTCGAGAAGGAACCCGACATCATGGAGCGGGGGCACTATGCCGATCAGCTCCGCCGATACTACGACTTGTTCCCGCGCGAGCAGATCCTTGTGCAGTTGTATGACGACCTTGTGCACCACGAGAAGCGGTTCATTCGCGAGATCTACGCGCACATTGGTGTCGATGCAGACTTCAAGCCGAGTTGGCTGGGCAAAACCGATAACGCCGTAATCCTGCCTCGAGCGCAGGATCGGCTCAAGTCGCTCGGGCTGGGCTGGGCGATTCGCACCGTTCGCGACAGCCCGCTCGGCAACTCGATCCGCAGGTGGAACCGCTCGCAGAAGAAGAAAAAAGCCGGCCAGTACAAGGACATGAAGCCTGAGACCAAACGCATGCTGCTTGACCACTTTGCCAAGCCCAATGAGGAATTGAGCCGGATGCTCGGCGTTGATCTTTCGCACTGGAACGCTTGA
- a CDS encoding sulfotransferase, translating to MTLASENTFAEPRYFFVVGSPRSGTTLLQTMLMRAPGVTMPPELHYVHITYKRRHRMADIRTDKGWEQACNAIKARCKHSDIDMDSALFDRLCETGERTYARLFRIWLTAIGAVDGASVVGEKTPNHCEWVLEIVAMIPEARIIHIMRDPRDSAVSQREAFGRHALQAAVRWKRDLEMHRDCQRLIPADRYTAVRYEDLVTDPQAVIKPLSAFLDVPYVEDMLDPGGREKKGFSSYEAHKLRTLDKVTSSRIGRYKQKMSAMNIAVIEHICGPLMEEMGYTLERKNPLLGLIGCAIQAPAVAWRRLRGDRRRQGMLDQEAEHGKPVFHQQPEAS from the coding sequence ATGACGCTTGCAAGTGAAAACACGTTTGCAGAACCAAGATATTTTTTCGTGGTTGGTTCGCCGCGATCGGGCACGACGCTGTTGCAGACGATGCTGATGCGAGCGCCGGGCGTGACAATGCCGCCGGAACTGCACTATGTGCATATCACCTACAAGCGTCGTCATCGCATGGCCGACATCCGCACGGACAAGGGATGGGAGCAGGCGTGCAACGCCATCAAGGCCCGGTGCAAGCACTCGGATATTGACATGGATTCTGCTTTGTTCGACCGGCTCTGCGAGACTGGAGAGCGGACATATGCGAGGCTCTTTCGCATCTGGTTGACGGCGATCGGTGCGGTCGACGGGGCGTCGGTGGTTGGAGAAAAGACGCCCAACCACTGCGAATGGGTACTCGAGATCGTTGCGATGATTCCTGAGGCGCGCATCATTCACATCATGCGCGATCCGCGCGATTCGGCCGTAAGCCAGCGCGAAGCCTTCGGGCGGCATGCCCTCCAGGCCGCAGTGCGCTGGAAGCGAGATCTGGAGATGCATCGCGATTGCCAGCGTTTGATTCCTGCGGACCGGTATACCGCTGTGCGGTACGAGGATCTTGTCACGGATCCTCAAGCCGTCATCAAGCCATTGTCAGCCTTTCTCGATGTTCCATATGTTGAGGACATGCTCGATCCGGGCGGACGCGAGAAGAAAGGCTTTTCGTCGTACGAGGCACACAAGCTGCGCACGCTCGACAAGGTCACATCATCGCGCATCGGTCGCTACAAGCAGAAGATGAGCGCGATGAACATTGCAGTCATCGAACACATCTGCGGCCCGCTGATGGAAGAAATGGGATACACGCTCGAACGCAAGAATCCGCTTCTGGGTCTCATCGGGTGCGCGATTCAGGCACCCGCTGTTGCGTGGCGGCGTCTTCGCGGCGATCGCCGTCGACAAGGCATGCTCGATCAGGAAGCCGAGCATGGCAAGCCCGTGTTTCACCAGCAGCCCGAGGCGAGTTGA
- a CDS encoding oligosaccharide flippase family protein produces MSGTVTPPKPARQKSEALGGKVGRGMSWMASATLIVKILSFASTIVLGHLLSEDDYGVYGMAMGLSAFAQVLRDGGMRRILIQKQAHRYAGLSGPMYWFSGSFNMVAGVLLGAAAFPLAWLYDEPELAGVLLATAVSIPLTTAMGVYRAKMAVDLQFRQLAAMNTYGAVVRYASMILFAMLGFGALSFTLPLVAMSIFEGAYGYWATRDSPWRRSPRLRLWPALWSKAKWIVLGTLAMATLRQGDYFVFGLLKARQWLSTGAVGQYVFAFQIAVQINVLVAVNLQAVLFPALTKLVHEPMRYVQAVLRATRVMMLVGSVFGLGLACVMSPLESLLWDGKWAESVGAVMWMAAFFPMRLLTSVLNSAQMSRGRFKEWFWLTLLQGVGMMGAAAIAGLLFNHAEQLSLIIGVYFLVGVTPTCLWGMARCGVPWKQSLLAVTPAWLVVCAAGGLTLILAHLVGPISIGHVRWVDLSLEVMLRGVTFSVLAVIGLRVFAKRSLAETVEVAPARTRRMVRKILRLPAPGRRATAAASQSEAVAATEAMRDEES; encoded by the coding sequence ATGTCAGGGACTGTGACCCCACCAAAACCCGCGCGGCAGAAGTCTGAAGCCCTCGGGGGAAAAGTCGGACGCGGCATGTCGTGGATGGCTTCGGCGACGCTCATCGTCAAAATTCTGAGTTTCGCCTCGACCATCGTCCTTGGACATCTGCTGTCGGAAGATGACTACGGCGTGTACGGGATGGCAATGGGCTTGTCGGCATTCGCGCAGGTTTTGCGCGATGGTGGTATGCGCCGCATCCTGATTCAGAAGCAGGCACACCGCTATGCGGGGTTGTCGGGGCCGATGTACTGGTTCTCGGGTTCGTTCAACATGGTGGCAGGGGTGCTGCTCGGTGCGGCTGCGTTTCCACTGGCGTGGTTGTATGACGAGCCGGAGTTGGCAGGGGTGCTGCTCGCGACAGCGGTGTCGATCCCTTTGACGACCGCGATGGGGGTGTACCGCGCCAAGATGGCGGTGGATCTTCAGTTTCGTCAGCTTGCAGCGATGAATACCTACGGCGCGGTCGTGCGCTATGCGTCGATGATCCTGTTCGCGATGCTCGGGTTTGGAGCGCTGAGTTTTACGTTGCCACTCGTGGCCATGTCGATCTTCGAAGGAGCGTATGGCTACTGGGCGACGCGAGACAGCCCGTGGCGCAGGTCGCCGCGCTTGAGGCTGTGGCCTGCGCTCTGGAGCAAGGCCAAGTGGATTGTGCTGGGGACACTCGCCATGGCGACACTGCGACAGGGCGATTACTTCGTGTTCGGGCTCCTCAAGGCGCGTCAATGGCTTTCGACTGGTGCCGTGGGGCAGTATGTGTTCGCCTTTCAGATTGCGGTGCAGATCAATGTGCTTGTGGCTGTGAATCTTCAGGCGGTGCTGTTTCCGGCGCTGACCAAACTCGTACACGAGCCGATGCGTTACGTTCAGGCGGTGTTGCGCGCCACACGCGTGATGATGCTTGTCGGGAGCGTCTTTGGCCTGGGGCTTGCGTGTGTGATGTCGCCGCTGGAATCGCTGCTGTGGGACGGGAAGTGGGCTGAATCGGTCGGCGCGGTGATGTGGATGGCGGCGTTCTTCCCGATGCGACTGCTCACCAGCGTGCTCAACTCGGCGCAAATGTCGCGCGGGCGCTTCAAGGAATGGTTCTGGCTTACGCTTCTGCAAGGCGTTGGCATGATGGGTGCGGCGGCCATAGCGGGTCTGCTGTTTAATCACGCCGAGCAATTGTCGCTGATCATCGGCGTGTACTTTCTCGTGGGCGTGACGCCGACATGCTTGTGGGGCATGGCGCGCTGCGGCGTGCCGTGGAAGCAGTCGCTGCTTGCCGTGACGCCCGCGTGGCTGGTGGTGTGTGCGGCCGGAGGGCTGACGCTGATCCTGGCCCATCTTGTGGGGCCGATCAGCATTGGGCATGTACGCTGGGTTGATCTGTCGCTCGAAGTCATGCTGCGAGGCGTGACGTTCAGTGTTTTGGCGGTGATCGGGCTCCGTGTGTTTGCCAAGCGATCGCTCGCGGAGACGGTGGAAGTTGCTCCTGCGCGCACTCGGCGTATGGTGCGAAAGATTCTGAGGCTGCCCGCGCCGGGTCGTAGGGCCACGGCTGCGGCCAGTCAGAGCGAGGCTGTTGCGGCGACAGAAGCAATGCGTGATGAAGAGTCGTGA
- a CDS encoding endonuclease/exonuclease/phosphatase family protein gives MERPSESRSRGAIASLRRKGLPMVARVLTALAAVLLAAWGCGQYWTDEHHSTQYLWWMPTHWVIGVCWVLVVVSWALERLSLRLGGFQLRSLMTLALLVLSGWMLVGAWHIHRAVMPQRAGDLRVLYWNMTVGRELNGAVELVLAQEPDVAIIANPRLDGLRGRLLAGLGTLGSEPDPEASERPDSLVVGPTRFLFRHEIAVATRGQIVRWGSVTFQMRGVDDESHRGVVMFVEITGLSDNPVVVWIVDLPSHASLWRQEVAAEAARAVMEWRGPEFRLTSLGQWEPAIGADGFPEPGVIVGDFNIPRASASLRTLVGKRAESHASRGWGPATTWNRTWPGWSIDLLFAGAGWTVTRHRVVDPRMGMHRMIVVDLKAE, from the coding sequence ATGGAACGTCCTTCGGAATCACGTTCAAGGGGTGCAATAGCGTCGCTGCGTCGCAAGGGCCTTCCAATGGTGGCCAGGGTGTTGACTGCGCTCGCGGCAGTGCTGCTCGCAGCGTGGGGGTGCGGGCAATACTGGACGGATGAACATCACTCGACGCAGTACCTCTGGTGGATGCCCACGCACTGGGTCATTGGCGTGTGCTGGGTGCTGGTGGTTGTGTCGTGGGCCTTGGAGCGTCTGAGCCTGAGGCTGGGCGGGTTTCAGTTGCGTTCGCTCATGACGCTGGCCCTGCTGGTGCTTTCTGGCTGGATGTTGGTTGGCGCGTGGCACATCCATCGGGCGGTGATGCCACAGAGAGCGGGCGATCTTCGGGTGCTGTACTGGAACATGACGGTGGGACGTGAACTCAACGGCGCGGTTGAGCTGGTGCTGGCTCAGGAGCCCGACGTTGCGATCATTGCCAACCCGAGGCTCGACGGACTTCGCGGGCGACTGCTCGCGGGGCTGGGCACGCTCGGGAGCGAGCCTGATCCTGAGGCGTCGGAACGTCCGGATTCTCTGGTGGTTGGCCCGACCCGGTTCCTGTTCCGTCATGAAATCGCGGTGGCGACGCGTGGCCAGATCGTGCGCTGGGGGAGTGTGACATTTCAGATGCGAGGCGTGGATGACGAGTCGCATCGAGGCGTGGTGATGTTCGTCGAAATCACCGGGCTGAGCGACAATCCGGTGGTGGTGTGGATTGTGGACCTGCCTTCGCACGCTTCCCTGTGGCGACAGGAGGTGGCGGCAGAGGCTGCTAGGGCAGTAATGGAGTGGCGGGGTCCGGAGTTTCGACTGACAAGCCTGGGCCAGTGGGAACCAGCAATCGGGGCAGACGGTTTCCCCGAACCGGGTGTGATTGTGGGCGATTTCAACATTCCCAGGGCGAGCGCATCGCTTCGGACGCTGGTCGGGAAACGTGCGGAAAGCCACGCATCACGTGGGTGGGGTCCGGCAACGACTTGGAACCGAACGTGGCCCGGATGGTCGATTGACCTGCTCTTTGCGGGGGCTGGTTGGACGGTGACGCGGCATCGCGTCGTCGATCCGCGCATGGGCATGCACCGCATGATTGTGGTTGATCTGAAGGCGGAGTAA
- a CDS encoding GDP-L-fucose synthase, producing the protein MACDWSRARVIVTGGAGFLGRRVVALLHERGVDAGRIVVPRRSSCDLTDAGAVDHLYASSFDGRGPTLVLHLAAEVGGIGANRRNPGRYFFANMAMALNLIEGARKSGLHNRGGKFVQVGTICSYPKLTPVPFREDNLWNGYPEETNAPYGIAKKAAGEMLRAYHAQYGLACAYVLPVNLYGPGDNFDPESSHVIPALVRKCIDARDRGAETVDIWGTGTATREFLFVDDAASGVVRAAEAVSDPAPINLGSCSEITIRDLVALVVRLTGFTGQTCWDTTKPDGQPRRCLDVSRARALLDWHAQTDLETGLRHTIAWWDKHKPKT; encoded by the coding sequence ATGGCGTGCGACTGGTCCAGAGCGAGAGTCATCGTCACAGGGGGAGCCGGGTTCCTCGGTCGGCGAGTGGTCGCATTGCTGCACGAGCGAGGCGTCGATGCTGGTCGCATCGTTGTGCCACGGCGCAGTTCGTGCGATCTGACTGACGCTGGCGCTGTCGATCACCTGTACGCCTCGTCGTTTGATGGGCGCGGGCCCACGCTCGTCCTGCATCTGGCAGCCGAGGTCGGAGGCATCGGTGCCAATCGCCGCAATCCGGGGCGGTACTTCTTCGCCAACATGGCAATGGCGCTCAACCTCATCGAAGGCGCACGTAAAAGCGGGCTGCACAACCGGGGCGGAAAGTTCGTTCAAGTCGGCACCATCTGCTCATACCCCAAGCTCACGCCCGTTCCGTTCCGCGAAGACAACCTCTGGAACGGCTATCCGGAAGAAACGAACGCGCCATACGGCATCGCCAAGAAGGCTGCGGGAGAAATGCTTCGTGCCTACCACGCCCAGTACGGGCTCGCGTGCGCCTATGTCCTGCCTGTCAATCTCTATGGTCCGGGCGACAACTTCGACCCCGAATCCAGCCACGTCATTCCCGCTCTTGTGCGCAAGTGCATCGACGCACGCGATCGCGGCGCAGAGACCGTCGATATCTGGGGCACCGGCACCGCCACACGCGAGTTCCTATTCGTCGATGACGCGGCATCCGGCGTTGTACGGGCGGCTGAAGCAGTCTCTGACCCTGCCCCGATCAATCTCGGCTCGTGCAGCGAAATCACGATCCGCGATCTTGTCGCACTGGTCGTTCGACTCACAGGATTCACAGGCCAGACATGCTGGGATACCACCAAGCCCGATGGCCAACCGCGGCGCTGCCTCGATGTCTCACGCGCCCGAGCGCTGCTCGATTGGCACGCCCAGACCGACCTCGAGACAGGACTGCGTCACACCATTGCCTGGTGGGACAAGCACAAGCCGAAGACTTGA
- a CDS encoding heme-binding protein, with translation MLIALAGVMGLMGTLQSAQSPETGGSLARVEAAAEPWAGNIRVGGKAEADLDVLEGPDGPLYRAGKVATDTKLPLGYPAPTPPGAIEIKQYESVRRAEFSSSGGMGWGGGKGFWPLFRHIQRKDIAMTAPVETEYADTNNDRKLDRWTMAFLYHSTSDGPTGTDGAVEIVDTAPITVVSLGLRGGSAIKSPEKAAKLLEEWLAEHATEWKRQGDLRVLGYNGPNVRAANRWWEVQIPIERVSAPAAPASESVDSEHKE, from the coding sequence ATGTTGATCGCATTGGCTGGAGTTATGGGATTGATGGGCACGTTGCAGAGTGCGCAGTCGCCTGAGACAGGCGGTTCGTTGGCACGCGTCGAAGCGGCTGCCGAGCCTTGGGCTGGCAACATCCGTGTCGGCGGCAAGGCCGAGGCCGATCTTGATGTGCTCGAAGGTCCGGATGGACCCTTGTATCGTGCGGGCAAGGTCGCGACTGATACGAAGCTTCCGTTGGGGTATCCGGCTCCCACGCCTCCGGGAGCCATCGAAATCAAGCAATACGAATCGGTGCGCCGGGCGGAGTTTTCGAGTTCGGGGGGCATGGGGTGGGGCGGCGGCAAGGGATTCTGGCCGCTGTTCAGGCATATCCAACGCAAAGATATCGCAATGACCGCGCCTGTCGAGACCGAATACGCCGACACCAACAACGACCGAAAGCTCGATCGCTGGACCATGGCCTTCCTGTACCATTCGACTTCCGATGGCCCAACGGGTACCGATGGCGCGGTCGAGATTGTGGATACGGCTCCGATCACCGTCGTCAGCCTCGGCTTGCGTGGCGGGTCGGCGATCAAGTCACCCGAAAAGGCGGCAAAGCTCCTCGAAGAGTGGCTCGCAGAACACGCGACGGAGTGGAAACGGCAAGGGGATCTGCGCGTTCTCGGCTATAACGGGCCCAACGTTCGGGCAGCGAATCGGTGGTGGGAGGTGCAGATTCCGATTGAGCGTGTGTCGGCACCTGCAGCGCCTGCGAGCGAAAGTGTGGATTCTGAGCACAAGGAGTAA
- the ispF gene encoding 2-C-methyl-D-erythritol 2,4-cyclodiphosphate synthase: protein MRIGHGYDLHRLEPVPPQGRGLPLLIGGVLFEFDRGPVGHSDADALLHAITDALLGALALPDIGQLFPDHDPANAGRDSRDFLARALELLGEQGYAIANVDATVILERPKIGHRKHEIIANVASLLGIEPGQVNIKGKTHEKVDAVGEGRAIEVHCVVLLMPR from the coding sequence ATGCGCATCGGGCACGGGTACGACCTTCACCGCCTTGAGCCTGTGCCGCCGCAGGGCCGAGGATTGCCTCTCCTGATCGGGGGAGTGCTGTTCGAGTTCGACCGAGGTCCGGTCGGACACTCCGACGCCGACGCCCTGCTGCATGCCATCACCGATGCCCTGCTCGGTGCCTTGGCCCTCCCCGATATCGGGCAATTGTTTCCGGACCATGACCCTGCCAACGCCGGGCGCGACTCGCGCGACTTCCTCGCCCGGGCTCTCGAACTGCTTGGCGAGCAGGGGTATGCGATCGCCAATGTGGACGCGACGGTCATCCTTGAAAGGCCCAAGATCGGCCACCGAAAACACGAGATCATCGCGAACGTGGCCTCGCTGCTGGGTATCGAACCCGGGCAGGTCAACATCAAGGGCAAGACGCACGAAAAAGTAGACGCTGTCGGCGAAGGGCGCGCGATCGAGGTTCATTGCGTGGTGCTGCTGATGCCGCGATGA
- the leuS gene encoding leucine--tRNA ligase: protein MSTDKDRASNPGTDEHPWRYTAALAAQVEARWQQWWDECQIYRVPNPGEPGFDGSRPKFYCLDMFPYPSGAGLHVGHPEGYTATDIICRYKRMNGFNVLHPMGWDAFGLPAEQYAIETGVHPEITTRNAIDTFRRQLQRFGFCYDWSREFGTIDPEYYRWTQWIFLQIYGSWFDPQQSRARPIAELVAEFESGDRVVSLNPAAAEYTGAGDLPGGTRVGAWATLDAESKRMIIDSYRLAYVGMQTVNWCPKLGTALANEEVIDGRSERGGHPVFRKPMRQWMFRITAYADRLLAGLAEVHWPESTKTQQTEWIGRSEGAEIEFAILEGAATTETSGESLRVFTTRPDTIFGATYMVVAPEHPVVDRVIDQPPACCDVEALRAYVQAARNRSDIERQESKEKTGVFTGAYVLNPATGKPIPVWTSDYVLMGYGTGAIMAVPAQDQRDWDFAKAFGLPIVRTVATPAGWEGEAYTGDGQAINSDFLDGLDVASAKSRMIDWLEEHKIGMRRVNYRLRDWLFSRQRYWGEPFPIVWDEQGRHHPVSDDALPVRLPPMQDYQPIESDDPQPLLAKAVDWVSTTAGQAGVTDLMADARVMRETNTMPGWAGSCWYYLRYCDPHNNDRFVGEEAERYWMSDCAVDLYIGGNEHAVLHLLYARFWHKVLHDLGHVSSDEPFRKLFHQGMITSYAYQRADKSLVPTDQVEEVDGRAIERATGRQVAQITAKMSKSLKNVVNPDDVIAEYGADTFRLYEMYMGPLDASKPWNTRDIVGLYRFLQRVWRLCVDEETGTLRKVTDAEPDVEKRLHRMIHKVGSDIERLSFNTAIAAMIEFVNASAMLTSDQMDRFVRALAPFAPHMAEELWDRLGRREALGSVAMQTWPAVDPAMLVDDEIEVPVQVLGKLRSRIRIPADADAKAMEDAALADERVREHIAGKTVRKVIVVPGRLVNIVIG, encoded by the coding sequence ATGAGCACTGACAAAGACCGAGCATCAAACCCAGGCACCGACGAGCATCCGTGGCGATATACCGCCGCGCTTGCCGCTCAGGTCGAAGCCCGGTGGCAACAGTGGTGGGACGAGTGCCAGATCTATCGCGTGCCCAACCCGGGCGAGCCCGGGTTCGATGGCAGTCGTCCCAAGTTTTACTGCCTCGACATGTTCCCGTACCCATCGGGCGCGGGGCTCCATGTCGGACACCCCGAAGGCTACACCGCCACCGACATCATCTGCAGATACAAGCGGATGAACGGGTTCAATGTGCTGCACCCGATGGGGTGGGACGCCTTCGGCTTGCCCGCAGAGCAGTACGCCATCGAGACGGGCGTGCACCCCGAGATCACGACGCGTAACGCCATCGATACGTTTCGCAGACAGTTGCAGCGATTCGGGTTCTGCTACGACTGGTCACGCGAGTTCGGAACGATCGACCCCGAGTACTACCGCTGGACGCAGTGGATCTTCCTGCAGATCTATGGCTCGTGGTTCGATCCACAGCAATCGCGCGCCAGACCAATCGCGGAACTTGTAGCCGAGTTCGAGTCGGGTGACCGTGTCGTGAGCCTGAACCCGGCAGCGGCTGAATACACAGGCGCGGGCGACCTCCCCGGTGGCACGCGCGTCGGCGCGTGGGCGACGCTCGATGCAGAGTCGAAGCGCATGATCATCGATTCATATCGGCTCGCCTATGTCGGCATGCAGACCGTCAACTGGTGTCCAAAACTCGGCACCGCATTGGCCAACGAGGAAGTCATCGACGGCAGGAGCGAGCGCGGCGGTCATCCCGTGTTTCGCAAGCCCATGCGGCAGTGGATGTTTCGCATCACTGCCTATGCCGATCGACTTCTGGCGGGCCTCGCCGAGGTTCATTGGCCCGAATCGACCAAGACGCAGCAGACTGAATGGATCGGGAGGTCCGAAGGGGCAGAGATCGAGTTTGCGATTCTCGAAGGAGCAGCGACCACCGAAACATCTGGCGAATCGCTCCGTGTTTTCACCACACGACCCGACACCATCTTCGGCGCCACCTACATGGTTGTCGCGCCCGAGCATCCAGTCGTTGATCGCGTCATCGACCAACCTCCCGCCTGCTGCGATGTCGAAGCGCTGCGCGCGTATGTTCAGGCAGCCCGCAATCGCTCTGACATCGAACGACAGGAATCGAAGGAGAAAACCGGCGTTTTTACCGGAGCGTATGTCCTCAACCCCGCGACCGGGAAACCGATTCCCGTCTGGACGAGTGACTATGTGCTCATGGGCTATGGCACCGGCGCGATCATGGCTGTGCCGGCGCAGGACCAGCGCGACTGGGACTTTGCCAAGGCATTCGGCTTACCGATTGTGCGCACCGTTGCGACTCCGGCAGGCTGGGAGGGAGAGGCCTATACAGGCGATGGGCAAGCGATCAATTCCGACTTCCTTGATGGGCTTGATGTCGCCAGCGCCAAGTCTCGCATGATCGACTGGCTCGAAGAGCACAAGATCGGAATGCGCCGCGTCAACTATCGCCTGCGCGATTGGCTCTTCAGCCGCCAGCGCTACTGGGGCGAGCCTTTCCCGATTGTGTGGGACGAGCAGGGTCGGCACCACCCGGTCAGTGACGACGCGCTCCCTGTGCGCCTGCCGCCGATGCAGGACTACCAACCCATCGAGAGTGACGATCCGCAGCCGTTGCTTGCCAAGGCTGTCGATTGGGTGAGCACGACTGCGGGCCAGGCCGGCGTGACCGATCTCATGGCCGACGCGCGCGTAATGCGCGAAACCAACACGATGCCAGGCTGGGCGGGGAGTTGCTGGTACTACCTGCGCTACTGCGATCCGCACAACAATGATCGTTTCGTGGGCGAAGAAGCCGAGCGATATTGGATGAGCGATTGCGCGGTCGATTTGTACATCGGTGGCAACGAGCACGCGGTGCTGCACCTGCTCTACGCGCGATTCTGGCACAAGGTGCTCCATGACCTCGGGCATGTTTCGAGTGATGAGCCTTTCCGCAAACTCTTCCATCAGGGCATGATCACGAGTTATGCCTATCAGCGGGCAGACAAGTCGCTGGTGCCCACCGATCAGGTCGAGGAGGTCGATGGCAGGGCAATCGAGCGCGCGACAGGGCGCCAAGTCGCGCAGATCACTGCCAAGATGTCCAAAAGCCTCAAGAACGTGGTCAACCCTGACGACGTGATAGCCGAGTACGGAGCCGACACGTTCAGGCTCTACGAAATGTACATGGGTCCGCTCGATGCGTCCAAGCCCTGGAACACGCGCGACATCGTGGGTTTATATCGCTTTCTTCAGCGTGTCTGGCGTCTGTGTGTCGATGAGGAAACGGGCACGCTCCGCAAGGTTACCGATGCCGAGCCCGATGTCGAGAAGCGACTGCACCGGATGATCCACAAGGTCGGAAGCGATATCGAGCGTTTGAGTTTCAATACCGCCATTGCAGCCATGATTGAGTTTGTCAACGCGAGTGCGATGCTGACGAGCGACCAGATGGACCGGTTCGTGCGCGCGCTTGCGCCCTTTGCGCCACACATGGCAGAGGAACTGTGGGATCGGCTCGGGCGGCGAGAGGCGCTGGGGTCGGTCGCCATGCAGACGTGGCCGGCGGTCGATCCGGCGATGCTGGTCGATGATGAGATCGAGGTGCCGGTGCAGGTGCTGGGCAAGTTGCGAAGCCGCATCCGTATCCCGGCCGATGCCGACGCCAAGGCGATGGAAGACGCAGCCCTCGCCGACGAGCGTGTCCGCGAACACATCGCAGGCAAGACAGTGCGCAAAGTTATCGTCGTCCCCGGGCGGCTGGTGAATATTGTGATCGGGTAA
- a CDS encoding glycosyltransferase family 2 protein: protein MTVSIFIQTLNEEQNLPSCLDSVSWSDDIVVLDSISKDHTEEICRQRGVRFFQRAYDGRGPHQNWAMEHIDFKYDWVFYLDADEHMTPELREEICAIARDASEKRVAFFCGRKNMFRGRWLKHSMPPGYIMRFFKPKHIRFERLVNPTPIIDGPHGYLQSQFIHFNFSKGITEWLQRHNRYSTYEAVEQIRALRERPVEWVKMVFSKDANTRRLEAKNMSFRLPFRPALKFILLYFLKMGFLDGRPGLTYCVLQAVYEYQICLKMEEIRRAERGDAPS from the coding sequence ATGACTGTTTCCATCTTCATCCAGACCCTCAACGAAGAGCAGAATCTGCCGAGTTGCCTCGACAGCGTCAGCTGGTCGGACGACATCGTCGTGCTCGATTCGATCAGCAAGGACCACACCGAAGAAATCTGCCGACAACGGGGGGTTCGGTTCTTTCAGCGGGCCTACGACGGACGGGGGCCTCATCAGAACTGGGCGATGGAACACATCGACTTCAAGTACGACTGGGTGTTCTACCTTGACGCGGACGAGCACATGACGCCTGAACTGCGCGAGGAGATCTGTGCCATTGCGCGCGATGCGAGCGAGAAGCGCGTCGCGTTTTTCTGTGGCCGAAAGAACATGTTTCGCGGGCGATGGCTCAAACACTCGATGCCCCCGGGCTACATCATGCGATTTTTCAAGCCAAAGCACATCCGCTTCGAGCGCCTTGTGAACCCGACGCCGATCATCGATGGCCCCCATGGATACCTGCAAAGCCAGTTCATTCACTTCAACTTCAGCAAGGGCATTACGGAGTGGCTGCAACGGCACAATCGATATTCGACCTATGAAGCGGTCGAACAGATTCGCGCACTGCGCGAGCGCCCGGTGGAATGGGTCAAGATGGTCTTCTCGAAGGATGCGAACACGCGCCGGCTCGAGGCCAAGAACATGTCGTTCCGACTGCCCTTTCGTCCTGCCCTCAAGTTCATCCTGCTGTACTTTCTGAAGATGGGATTCCTCGATGGTCGTCCGGGGCTGACGTATTGCGTGCTCCAGGCGGTCTACGAATACCAGATCTGTCTGAAGATGGAAGAGATCCGTCGCGCCGAGCGCGGCGACGCGCCGAGTTGA